The Motacilla alba alba isolate MOTALB_02 chromosome 13, Motacilla_alba_V1.0_pri, whole genome shotgun sequence sequence CCGAAAGAACTGCAGGGGGTTGTCGAGCAGCAGCTCGAAGGGGAGCATGCAGGTGGCGGACTGGGCGCACAGCTGCTCGCGGTCCAGCCTCCCCGCCACGACGAGGCGGCCGGAGGCGCGCTCTAAGGCGAAATGCTGCCGGCCGTCCTCCGAGAGCAGGCGGGCGCGGCGAGCCGAGAGCTGCGCCGGCGTCAGCCGCGCGTCCTCCGCCAGCTTGCCCACCAGGGAGCCGCTCGGCGCCTCCTCGGCTACGGAGTAGCGGATGGGCTCGGCGCGAGCGAGCGGCAGCGACACGAAAGCACAGAGACAAAGCACTTGCCTTGCGAGCGCCatggcgcggcggcggcggcggcggcggcggcggccggggtCGGTGTCGGTGTCGGTGTCGGTGTCGGTGTCGGTGTCGGTGTCGGTGTCGGAGTCGCGGGTGTGCCGGGCGATTCCCCGCGGAAAGCGGCCAAGTGCGGGGCGGGCGCCTTCCCTCGCTGTCGGAGCTTCCGGCCGGCGGCCGTAACGCAGCCGGGGTGTCCCGGCAGCGGCTGACACGGGGCAGCGCTCGCTGCCGCAGCCGCTGCCACCTCCGCCCGGCTGCGCGGAGCTCTTCTAAGCTGAgatgagctgggctgggctgagccgaGCCTGTCTGTCAGTCTGCGCTGGGCCGAGCCTGTGTGTCTGTCAGTCTGCGCTGGGCcgagcctgtctgtctgtcagtctgCGCTGCGCTgagcctgtctgtctgtcagtgtGCGCTGCGCcgagcctgtctgtctgtcagtctgCGCTGCGCcgagcctgtctgtctgtctggctGCGCTGGGCTCAGCTCGCTCGGGCTGCGCCGCTCCGGGCTCGGCCGCCTCCGCTGCCGCAGCCGCTCGGCGCCGCCTTGGCCGAGGGCACCACCCAGCGGTGCGCGCTGGGActgcagccgccgccgcccgcagcccGCGCTGCcgctcggcccggcccgcgaTCCCGAACGCACCGAGACAGCCGGGGCACGAACGGAACGCGGCGGCAACCAGGGCAGTCTGAAGAGCACTCTCAGACCAGGAGGACAAAGTCGCATCCCTCAGCAGGAGAAACCGCACAGGGATAGGGCGATGGTGACATCACGGGTATGACAATGAACACTCTCCCGGCTGCATCTCCACGCTCTGGCACTGTACCCACCCAACACTGCTTCAGTCAAGGGACACAGTGCGACAGTTACTCGCCGAATTTTGAAAAGTCTTGAGAGGGCTTTctcggaaaaaaaaaactgtctaAAAGAATTCTGTCTCCACAAATGAACTAGCATGCTCTCTTTCAGTCTAACACATATTTTTCAGTCTCTAAACCCACTTACAGCAATTTACAACATTAAACTGTATCACTCCAGTATATCTCACTGTGAGGGAGGCTTTCTGAGTATTTCATGCACCACAGACATCATCCAAACAAGCAGTTATTCTAGATGGGGTGGCAGTCCTTCTCTAGAGGAACACGCTCAGTACAGTGCTCAGTACATTTCAGAGGAGAAAGGGCAAACATGGGAATGCAACAGCTctgacacaaacacagaaaatcattCAGGGACAGCTTTCTAGTCTCATCAAGGAGCCTTGGGATCCAGGAAAAGCAACGAAAAGACCAAACTCAAcgactttttttttaaaagttcttctTACTAAGAGCCTGAATGACAGATGAAGGACTCCAGGCGGCTcttgaaaatgcagtttattttatCCAAGATGTTACAGCAGCCCAGGGTCGTGGCTAacagagcctgtgcctacaGCTGTCATCTCCAGCTGCAGACAAGCCTGAAGACCGTCTAATTttggttacaatgcattatatacttttctttgctgagcatcttaaCACATAAGAACCAATCTATACCTTAACTTTTACCTATAGCCTATCATAACTACTGTAATTACCATACTCATGTTACTAATCTCCAATCACAAAAAGTTCGTAATCCACAGTTTAAGCTAGAAGATGATTTTCAGTTCTCTTGCAGTGGGAGattctgagaccttttttctACTTGCAACCTTGGTTCGTCTGTTTGCCTGTGCTATCTTTCTGCTGGGTAAAAGCATCTTCTGTTGGAGGTGGGTTTGTCCTTTGCTGTAAGGTATAAAAACCCCTTCTAACTAACATACTCTTTGCCTTCTTAGTTATCCAGTAAGACTGGATCAGCAACGCTTTTCTTCTATATCAAAAGTTGCTTCCATTTCTCCAGATTCcacattcaaaaatctttctgccaagCATGCAAATCTGTGAGACTTTCTTGTCAAAACTTCTTCCTTCACCACACTTCTTGAGTCCACCGTCCAATAATTGGGTTTTTGTAGttgtgaatttttatttcaatgcatGCAATGACGATGAGCATGTTTCTACAGCTCTGTTCAGTTCCAGTCCAGCCTCACactgtttgtgctgctgtatttccaaGGCAATCCTGAGGTGACAGAACACCCAAGCCCTCCTTGTACGCCAAAAGGTGATTTTGTTGTGCActttgctgccctgctctgagctggatAAGGGAGATGAGACTGCTGTTGTTAAAGGGTCAAAgtgcctccttccctgctcagctggcactgcctgcgCTGCAATGGCTGGGTGGGAGCAACTCCCTGCTCCACCAGGCTGCACTGCTGAAGCACCTGCAGACATTTGGTGTCTGAATGAACAAGAAAGTTTGTCTTGTCTGTCATAGTGACgagaaagcaaagcacagagagaacACATCTCAACCAGAGACATCCAGAATCCAGGGAAGAAGGGGTCGAGTCCTGAAGTGTAAAAAGGGCTTTTTGCACTTCACTGAGGAAATGTTTGGTGTGACAAATTGCGACATTGTTAAAAGCTCAGAATAAAAACATCCTATGATGTTTCAGACAGCAAGAGAAACAAGGACATAGTTGTGAGTGCTAAGCACACACATACAGCCTGTTAGAAATGGCAGTAACAGAGCTGAAACAAATTACTAAATAAGTGAGAGAAGCTTCCCCTCCTTGACTCCCGTCCTTGTTCTTTGGAGTGGCAGACTGGGTTTATTCTGAGGAGAATTGGAAGAAAGATGGTTGAACcacctgcaaacacagcttAATTCTGGAGGCATCATTGCCAcgtgctgcagcctggatccCCTCCTCCCATGGGCCAAGAGCCGCATTCTTAGCTGGCGAAACCAAGGCGAGATAAAGCGTTGGTGACAGCACGGGCATGCCACTGAACACTCCTCTGGCTGCATCTCCCTGCTCAGGAACTGTACCCACCCAGCACTGCTTCAGACAAGGCATACAGTGACACAGTCCGTCGCAGAATACTGAAAAGCCTTGTCAGGGCTTTCCCTGAAATAACGTATCCAGGAAGAATTCTGTCTCCGCAAAATGGGGTTACAGTGCTCTCTTTATTTTAGTCTAacacatatttttcagtttgtaaCCCAAGAGTTATACCAATTCACAACGAGAAACTGAATCACTTCAGCACAACACAGCGGGAGGGAGGCTTTCTGATTATTTCATGCATCACAGTCATCATTCAAACAGCCAGTCATTCTAGATGCGGTGGCAGTCCTCTAGAGGAACAGGCAATGTAAGACTCAAAGTtcagagagcaggagaaagggcAAAACAGAGAATCCAAGTGCTCTAACACATATGGGGAAAGTCATAAGAGGCCAGCTTTCCAGTCCCAACAAGAAAACACTGGATTCTGAAACAAgaatggggaaacaaaactcaaagtCCTTTTTCCAATGGTTTTCAAACTATCATATTTGGGACTTTTCCTTGAGAGAATTCTCTGATGGACACGAGGCATATTTTAATGCCCCCAAAGAGAATGAATTCATGTTCATGACCCTGTACAGTTATCccctgtgcaaacacagcttGACCTGACACTGCTGTATTTCCAAGGCAATTCCAAGGAGACAGAACACCAAATGCACACTCACAGGACAAAGGAAGATATTGTTGTGCgttttgctgctctgctctgttttggtgtgctctgctgtgccccgGAAGGATCCAAACTCCAGTCAACTTTCACGCAGAGCTGGAATTGCCTGCACTGCAATGGCTGGATGGCACAAATTCACCCTTTCAGTGGGCAGCGGGAGTGAAGCATTGGCAGATGCACAGTGGTGGTACAGACAGACACACTGAGAAGAAAGTGTAACACACAGAGCCCACCCATCTCAGGCAGAGACATCCAAAAGCACCATGCTAATAGAACATCGTGACACAGTATTCAGAACGACCTTGCTCTCCCGGGAAAAGGGCTTTGCGTCACTTCAGGAGGTGTGAGATTTGTCTACACAACACTGCTAATGAGCTATAGCAAAGAATAAGAAGTCCAAGGTCTGTTTTGAAAGCAAGAGATAAAAGAGCATATTTGGGAGTCCATGATTAAAATCCATCAGAAATGATTGTTGCAGAGCTGAAATATACCACGGTCTGCAGAAATTAATCTGAGTGTCTTCTATTCCTTATTTGTTGTTTTGGAGTGGAAGACAAATTTTactaaaaaaggaattttaaggATATTGACTAGGACAGTTGGGAAGACATTTGCCCTGGAGGAATCATTgccccttcctgcagcctggatcCCCTCCTCCCAAGAGCCAAGAAGCCTCTGTCTGTGCAGACCCTGGGCTAGTTGAAGGAAAGAGCGTTGAACTGTCCTGCAGAGAGAGTCCCAGCACTGTCTGGGGCCATGTCCTCGGTGCTGACAGGGACACCGGGGAAATCCTGCTCCTCACGCGGGCCCTGGCCCACGGCGCAGCGCTGcgggggcaggctgggcaggatgggCTTGAGGAATTTGAACTCGCTGTTGCCCGAGCCCGTTGTGAGGCTGAGCTCGTAGCAGTAGGCGCGGGGCAGGGTCCCTGCAGCGGCTGCATCGGCCAGGCCGCTCTGCAGGGTGTCGGCAGCATAAAGCACGTGGCCAGCCTTCAGCTCCTTGCTCCTGCACGCCTTGCGAGCCACCAAGACTGCGGTGGAgatgaggaagagcagggagacaaagaCCAAGGCAAGGATTAAATAGGCGGTCAGGGAGCCGCCCTGATCCTCGCTGGCCGGGCTGCTGTGCGGCAGGCGCACGTCCGACAAGTCCTTGAGCAGGAGAGCGCTCAGAGCTGCCGTGGCCGACAGCGGGGGCTTGCCGTTGTCCCTGACCAGCACAACGAGCTGCTGCCTCACGCTGTCCCTCTCCGTCACCGGCCTCCTCAGACGCACCTCCCCGCTCTGGGCGCCCACGGAAAACAGCCCCGGCTCGGTGGCCCTCAGCAGGTGGTACAAGAGCCAGGAGTTCTGGCCCGAGTCGGCGTCGACGGCCACCACTTTGCTGACGAGGTAGCCCGCCTCAGCCGACACGGGCACCAGCTCACTGGAGGCTGGGCCGCTCTCCTGCGCTGGGTAGAGCACCAGCGGGGCGTTGTCGTTCTCGTCCAGCACCACAAGGCGGACGGTGACGTTGGCTCTGAGCGGAGGAGAGCCCGCGTCAGAGGCACTGACCGTCACCTCGGTCTGCCGCAGGCGCTCGTAGTCCAGGGGCCGCAGCACAAACACGTGTCCCTTCTCCGAGTTCACAGAGATGCAGGAGCACGAGGGCCGCTCTGCGCCTGCCTCTGGTGCCAGGGAATAGGTCACCTTGGCGTTGAGCCCCACGTCGGCGTCTGCAGCACTCACGGCTCCAACAAACGCCATGGGCACGTTGTTCTCACGCACGTACATGGTGTAGGAGGTCTGGTTGAAGACGGGCGCGTTGTCATTGACATCCGAGATGTCCACGGTGAAGGTCTGCGTGCTTGTGAGAGGAGGCGAGCCCGCATCCGCTGCCGTGACACTGAGGACGTACCGAGGCGTCTCCTCGCGGTCCAGCGCGCTCACCGTCACCAGCTCATAGTAATTCTTATAGGCTGGCCGCAGCGAGAAGAAGAGCTGATCCTCCAGGGCACACGAGATCTTCCCGTTGGCACCGGAATCCCGGTCCCTGACCGTAAACAGGGCAACCACCGTGCCGGGCTCTGTGTTCTCGGGGAGGGGACTGCTGAACGAGCTGACCACCACCTCCGGGGCATTGTCATTCACATCCACCACCTCCACCAGCACCTTGCAGATTGCTGAAAGGCCCCCTCCATCTCTGGCCCTCACAATCAGCTCGTGACTTTGTGCTGCCTCGAAGTCCAGTGGTTTTGTGAGTTTAATTTCCCCAGTAATGGGATCAATCACAAATGCTGAATCACTCTGTCCCACTGCCTGGCTGAGTTGATAGGAGATGTCCCCATTAACTCCTGCATCTGAATCAGTTGCCAGCACAGTCAGAACCACAGAGCCCTCTGGCATGTTCTCCAGAACCTTCCCAAGATAACGATCTTGTGTGAAGATGGGAGCATTGTCATTTACATCTAGAATGGTAATAGAGATCTCGATGGCCCCACTCCTGGGAGGAGAGCCCCCATCCACAGCAATAACACTGAAAAccatctctgcctgctcctctctgtcTAGTGCCTTTTCTAAAACAAGTTCAAGATATTTGTCACCACCAGTCCGGCTTCCATAGGAGATACTGAAATACTCGTTCTCTGGAGTAATACTGTACGCCTGGACTGTGTTGCTGCCAATATCAAGATCTAGAGCAACCTCCAGAGGGAAACGTGAACCAGGATCAGTCTTTTCCGTGATGTCAAAAGCGACTCGTTCCTCGGGGAAGAGGGGAGAATGATCATTGATGTCCTGCAGAGTCACCTCGACCCGAAAGAACTGCAGGGGGTTGTCGAGCAGCAGCTCGAAGGGGAGCATGCAGGTGGCGGACTGGGCGCACAGCTGCTCGCGGTCCAGCCTCCCCGCCACGACGAGGCGGCCGGAGGCGCGCTCTAAGGCGAAATGCTGCCGGCCGTCCTCCGAGAGCAGGCGGGCGCGGCGAGCCGAGAGCTGCGCCGGCGTCAGCCGCGCGTCCTCCGCCAGCTTGCCCACCAGGGAGCCGCTCGGCGCCTCCTCGGCTACGGAGTAGCGGATGGGCTCGGCGCGAGCGAGCGGCAGCGACACGAAAGCACAGAGACAAAGCACTTGCCTTGCGAGCGCCatggcgcggcggcggcggcggcggcggccggggtCGGTGTCGGTGTGGCGGGTGTGCCGGGCGATTCCCCGCGGAAAGCGGCCAAGTGCGGGGCGGGCGCCTTCCCTCGCTGTCGGAGCTTCCGGCCGGCGGCCGTAACGCAGCCGGGGTGTCCCGGCAGCGGCTGACACGGGGCAGCGCTCGCTGCCGCAGCCGCTGCCACCTCCGCCCGGCTGCGCTGAGCTCTTCTAAACTGACCTGGCCTGGGATGGGCTGAGCCTGTCTGTGTGTCAGTCTGCGCTGCGCCGAGCCTGTCTGTCAGTCAGTCTGCGCTGCGCcgagcctgtctgtctgtcagtgtGCGCTGCGCcgagcctgtctgtctgtcagtctgCGCTGCG is a genomic window containing:
- the LOC119706708 gene encoding protocadherin beta-15-like; the encoded protein is MALARQVLCLCAFVSLPLARAEPIRYSVAEEAPSGSLVGKLAEDARLTPAQLSARRARLLSEDGRQHFALERASGRLVVAGRLDREQLCAQSATCMLPFELLLDNPLQFFRVEVTLQDINDHSPLFPEERVAFDITEKTDPGSRFPLEVALDLDIGSNTVQAYSITPENEYFSISYGSRTGGDKYLELVLEKALDREEQAEMVFSVIAVDGGSPPRSGAIEISITILDVNDNAPIFTQDRYLGKVLENMPEGSVVLTVLATDSDAGVNGDISYQLSQAVGQSDSAFVIDPITGEIKLTKPLDFEAAQSHELIVRARDGGGLSAICKVLVEVVDVNDNAPEVVVSSFSSPLPENTEPGTVVALFTVRDRDSGANGKISCALEDQLFFSLRPAYKNYYELVTVSALDREETPRYVLSVTAADAGSPPLTSTQTFTVDISDVNDNAPVFNQTSYTMYVRENNVPMAFVGAVSAADADVGLNAKVTYSLAPEAGAERPSCSCISVNSEKGHVFVLRPLDYERLRQTEVTVSASDAGSPPLRANVTVRLVVLDENDNAPLVLYPAQESGPASSELVPVSAEAGYLVSKVVAVDADSGQNSWLLYHLLRATEPGLFSVGAQSGEVRLRRPVTERDSVRQQLVVLVRDNGKPPLSATAALSALLLKDLSDVRLPHSSPASEDQGGSLTAYLILALVFVSLLFLISTAVLVARKACRSKELKAGHVLYAADTLQSGLADAAAAGTLPRAYCYELSLTTGSGNSEFKFLKPILPSLPPQRCAVGQGPREEQDFPGVPVSTEDMAPDSAGTLSAGQFNALSFN